In one window of Paraflavitalea soli DNA:
- a CDS encoding alpha amylase family protein → MKPSLFYPCLILTCVVMSVACKKSDSGGGPPTTPPEDTTVVTKPGRNVIAWVDARSNVFGTYGRLNDTTELKKVLDTLQQSGVTGLVIDVKGSTGYTMYPSAYTKQLTTLDGKSLPDGVDYVGYMIKEARKRSFKIYTSIVTMVEGDGNRQIGKVFDDPAFKQYESIVCDVNGNRVPVTSTGRNAFVNPAQPVVQERALNIVKEIVGKYDIDGMILDYARYTDIDADFSDFSKAQFIKFLQDKYNDADAANMKFPTDIVTTWKTSSGQVLPATTGKYYKKWLIYRTSVIHDFFKKARAAVKSVKPNVSFGVYVGAWYTTYYQVGVNWASQDYDPFNDQEIRFDWAYPGYNENGYAEQLDLLMTGNYFTQILLSENAATANLKYHWWSVEGSINGTKYITKNKMPLYASIDMGNVDWPNKGEISRAIKYILNNTSGGIMLFDVVHVYAPQYNRLKQPLWDAIKDGIKN, encoded by the coding sequence ATGAAACCTTCTCTTTTTTATCCCTGCCTGATCCTGACCTGCGTGGTCATGTCGGTGGCCTGTAAAAAATCAGATTCAGGTGGAGGCCCGCCTACTACACCGCCGGAAGATACCACCGTTGTGACAAAACCAGGCCGGAATGTAATAGCCTGGGTAGACGCCCGCTCCAATGTCTTTGGTACCTACGGAAGATTGAATGATACGACAGAACTGAAGAAAGTGCTGGACACCTTGCAACAGTCGGGTGTTACCGGACTGGTGATCGATGTAAAAGGCAGTACCGGTTATACCATGTACCCCAGCGCTTATACCAAACAACTTACTACCCTGGATGGCAAATCTTTGCCCGACGGCGTGGATTATGTAGGGTATATGATCAAGGAAGCCCGTAAACGCAGCTTCAAGATATATACCTCTATCGTTACCATGGTAGAGGGTGATGGCAACCGCCAGATCGGTAAGGTATTCGACGATCCTGCTTTCAAACAATATGAAAGCATTGTTTGCGATGTAAATGGCAACCGTGTACCCGTTACTTCTACCGGGCGCAATGCGTTTGTAAATCCTGCTCAGCCCGTTGTGCAGGAACGTGCCCTCAATATTGTAAAAGAGATCGTAGGTAAGTATGATATCGACGGTATGATCCTCGACTATGCCCGCTACACCGATATCGATGCCGACTTCTCCGATTTCAGCAAAGCCCAGTTCATCAAATTCCTGCAGGACAAGTACAATGATGCCGATGCGGCCAACATGAAGTTCCCGACGGATATTGTGACGACCTGGAAAACATCCAGCGGACAGGTATTACCAGCTACCACCGGTAAGTATTATAAAAAATGGTTGATCTACCGCACCAGTGTTATCCACGACTTCTTCAAAAAAGCCCGTGCTGCCGTTAAGAGTGTGAAGCCGAATGTAAGTTTTGGCGTGTACGTGGGCGCCTGGTACACTACTTATTACCAGGTAGGCGTCAACTGGGCCAGCCAGGACTACGATCCATTTAATGACCAGGAGATCCGCTTTGACTGGGCTTATCCCGGATACAATGAGAACGGTTATGCCGAGCAGCTTGACCTGCTGATGACGGGCAACTACTTCACTCAGATTCTGTTGTCTGAAAATGCCGCCACGGCCAATCTCAAATACCATTGGTGGAGTGTGGAAGGGTCTATCAACGGCACCAAATACATCACTAAGAACAAGATGCCTTTATACGCCAGTATCGACATGGGTAATGTAGACTGGCCCAACAAAGGAGAAATATCCAGGGCTATCAAGTACATACTCAACAACACATCCGGCGGTATCATGCTGTTTGATGTGGTGCACGTGTATGCCCCGCAATACAATAGACTCAAGCAACCTTTATGGGATGCTATCAAGGATGGAATAAAGAATTAA